Proteins from a single region of Bdellovibrio bacteriovorus HD100:
- a CDS encoding methyl-accepting chemotaxis protein — protein MKFGSKVILNVAISCVVCTLAAVGISSSKIHEQGREQLVDKSQAILSRLESMRSYVATSGNLKEDFAAAVEKYPDGNLPEDVRKQLLRKVPIVASMAVGFENAEKDGYKFRVFTAAPRRESNKATASELEILKRFEADPNLKEVVEGDDRQVVVYRPVRLSEAQGCLLCHGHPSKSPWGNGKDILGFPMENWGDNKLHGVFAVTSSTDRVAEAAINTTYSILLWALLITVVILAVSYVLLRSPLGALMEAIGTLNRAGTQVSTTGNEIFSSSQSLSNSAVKAAASIEETSASTEEVSSMVKMNSQHASKARDLAHTAQEKARIGEREVQKLTTSMDEITSSSKKIEEIITVIDDIAFQTNLLALNASVEAARAGEHGKGFAVVADAVRSLAQRSATSAKEISNLINDSVEKIESGHEVVRSSAESLKEIVTTIEKLSALNTEISGASSEQEQGILQINKALTDMDKITQANAASAEECAAASEELTRQSSVMEEAVQQLNVIISGNTDKSAS, from the coding sequence ATGAAATTTGGCAGCAAGGTAATTCTGAATGTGGCGATATCCTGTGTGGTCTGCACACTGGCTGCGGTTGGCATCTCTTCTTCCAAAATACATGAGCAAGGACGTGAGCAGCTGGTCGACAAATCCCAGGCCATCCTGTCCCGTCTTGAATCCATGCGCAGTTATGTCGCCACCTCCGGAAATCTGAAAGAAGACTTCGCCGCAGCGGTTGAAAAATATCCGGACGGCAATCTGCCTGAAGACGTGCGCAAACAATTGCTGCGCAAAGTTCCCATCGTGGCTTCCATGGCTGTGGGTTTTGAAAACGCGGAAAAGGACGGATACAAATTCCGCGTGTTCACCGCGGCTCCGCGCCGCGAATCAAACAAGGCCACCGCATCAGAACTTGAGATCCTGAAACGCTTCGAAGCAGATCCAAATCTGAAAGAAGTTGTCGAAGGGGACGACCGACAGGTGGTGGTTTACCGTCCTGTGCGCCTGTCCGAAGCCCAAGGCTGCCTGCTGTGCCACGGACACCCTTCCAAGAGCCCGTGGGGCAATGGCAAGGACATCCTGGGTTTCCCAATGGAAAACTGGGGCGACAACAAACTGCATGGTGTCTTTGCTGTGACCTCCTCCACCGACCGTGTGGCGGAAGCCGCCATCAACACGACTTATTCAATCCTGTTATGGGCCCTGCTGATCACCGTGGTGATTCTGGCCGTGTCCTACGTGCTGCTGCGCTCACCTCTGGGCGCACTGATGGAAGCCATCGGCACTCTTAATCGCGCCGGCACTCAGGTCTCCACCACCGGCAATGAAATCTTCAGCTCCAGCCAGAGCCTGAGCAATTCTGCCGTCAAAGCCGCGGCTTCCATCGAAGAAACCTCGGCGTCAACTGAAGAAGTGTCCAGCATGGTCAAGATGAATTCCCAGCACGCCTCCAAGGCCCGTGATCTGGCACACACCGCTCAGGAAAAAGCGCGCATCGGAGAACGAGAGGTTCAGAAACTGACCACTTCGATGGATGAAATCACCTCCAGCTCCAAAAAGATCGAAGAAATCATCACCGTGATCGACGACATCGCCTTCCAGACCAACCTGCTGGCCCTGAATGCCTCGGTCGAGGCCGCCCGTGCCGGTGAGCATGGAAAAGGTTTTGCCGTCGTCGCCGACGCGGTTCGCAGCCTGGCACAACGAAGCGCCACTTCCGCCAAAGAGATCTCCAATCTGATCAACGACAGCGTTGAAAAGATTGAATCCGGCCACGAGGTCGTTCGATCCAGTGCGGAATCTTTGAAAGAAATTGTGACAACCATTGAAAAGCTGTCGGCCCTGAACACAGAAATTTCCGGAGCCAGCTCGGAGCAGGAACAAGGGATCCTACAAATCAACAAAGCACTGACAGACATGGATAAGATCACGCAAGCCAATGCCGCCTCGGCTGAAGAATGCGCCGCCGCTTCAGAAGAGCTGACACGTCAATCATCCGTCATGGAAGAAGCAGTCCAGCAACTAAATGTTATTATTAGCGGAAACACAGACAAGTCCGCATCCTGA
- a CDS encoding universal stress protein — protein MTTHSLLIADELEHKDEASLKRSQVNRRFASDLSVRLNCPVSLLYVKTLKDIPGRLALSYAEKAKVISHKHHQLAPVMKNFALPGKLIVKFGSPVKEISGASKDTNTIEALILGSRALKGMDRFFLGSVAEEVVRNVKRPVYILGPGTQRDDYSLPTKKELRIAIVTDLTKKCRASETYGVSLAKRLGAHVVLYHSVAETLRSVEQYMFAAGEATPSIDTIYADIKRDAQNSMEKKLERLRSKGISCEGIIEQEKTPLVKVFLEGPAGNCDLICMGDESQGGLLGALLGSNLRDMIANAPVPVIVVRS, from the coding sequence ATGACCACTCATTCACTTCTTATTGCCGACGAACTGGAACACAAGGATGAAGCATCTTTAAAAAGATCCCAGGTAAACCGTCGCTTCGCCTCGGACCTGTCTGTCCGCCTGAATTGCCCAGTGTCATTGTTGTACGTCAAAACTCTCAAGGACATCCCGGGACGCCTGGCGCTTTCCTATGCGGAAAAAGCCAAGGTCATCAGTCACAAGCACCATCAGTTGGCTCCGGTCATGAAAAACTTTGCTTTACCAGGAAAACTGATTGTGAAGTTCGGCTCGCCGGTAAAAGAGATTTCCGGTGCATCGAAAGACACTAACACCATTGAAGCTTTGATTCTGGGGTCCCGCGCACTGAAGGGCATGGATCGTTTCTTCCTGGGAAGTGTCGCTGAAGAAGTCGTGCGCAATGTAAAACGCCCGGTTTATATCCTGGGTCCCGGCACTCAGCGTGACGACTACTCTCTGCCCACAAAAAAAGAACTGCGCATTGCCATCGTCACCGATCTGACGAAAAAGTGCCGTGCCTCGGAAACTTATGGCGTCAGCCTTGCCAAGCGTCTGGGCGCCCACGTGGTGCTTTATCATTCGGTCGCAGAAACCCTGCGCTCTGTCGAACAGTACATGTTCGCCGCCGGTGAAGCCACTCCCAGCATCGACACTATCTATGCCGATATCAAAAGAGATGCACAAAACTCGATGGAAAAGAAACTGGAACGACTGCGCAGCAAAGGCATTTCCTGTGAAGGAATCATCGAACAGGAAAAGACTCCTCTGGTGAAGGTCTTCCTGGAAGGCCCGGCAGGCAACTGCGACTTGATCTGCATGGGCGACGAAAGCCAGGGCGGACTTTTAGGCGCACTTCTGGGCTCAAATCTTCGCGACATGATCGCAAACGCCCCCGTTCCGGTCATTGTTGTCCGCTCTTAA
- a CDS encoding 2-hydroxyacid dehydrogenase — protein MKNTLLFSFLPPASVLERALSQFKATISAKELSVEEMLDQVHKIQPAAIVVVPRQKITAEVIKALPDSVKIIATSSVGFDHLDIAAAKERGILLSNTPDVLTECTADLGMMLLLNACRRGREYLSIMQEGWRKTYSQTDMLGLQVSGRTLGILGMGRIGRALADRARGFGMKIIYCNNKRLPPELEKDAVYFKNFHDMLPHCQIISLNAPNTPETKGIMNSKSFSLLPKNAVLVNVARGTLVDEDALIKALESGHLFAAGLDVFCHEPDYNLRLRDFPNVFLTPHMGSATVETRSAMGHRALDNVTAALEGQRPGDFLY, from the coding sequence ATGAAAAACACCCTGCTCTTTTCTTTTTTGCCACCGGCTTCGGTCCTTGAACGTGCACTTAGCCAGTTCAAGGCCACCATTTCCGCCAAAGAACTTTCCGTCGAAGAAATGCTGGATCAGGTTCACAAGATCCAACCAGCCGCCATCGTCGTGGTCCCGCGCCAGAAAATCACCGCTGAAGTTATCAAAGCCCTGCCGGATTCCGTAAAGATCATCGCCACCTCCAGTGTGGGTTTTGATCATCTGGATATCGCGGCCGCCAAAGAGCGCGGCATCCTTCTGAGCAACACCCCGGATGTGCTGACGGAATGCACGGCGGATCTGGGTATGATGCTGCTTTTGAATGCCTGCCGTCGCGGCCGTGAATATCTTTCCATCATGCAAGAGGGCTGGAGAAAAACCTACAGCCAGACCGACATGCTGGGCCTGCAAGTCAGCGGGAGAACTTTGGGCATTCTGGGCATGGGTCGCATCGGCCGGGCCCTGGCAGACCGCGCCCGCGGCTTTGGTATGAAGATCATCTATTGCAACAACAAACGCCTGCCGCCGGAACTGGAAAAAGATGCGGTGTATTTCAAAAACTTCCACGACATGCTTCCGCATTGTCAGATCATTTCTTTAAATGCACCCAACACACCGGAAACCAAAGGTATCATGAACAGCAAAAGTTTTTCCCTGCTGCCTAAAAACGCCGTGCTGGTGAATGTGGCTCGCGGAACTTTAGTGGATGAAGACGCATTGATCAAAGCCCTTGAAAGCGGACACCTGTTCGCGGCCGGACTTGATGTGTTCTGCCACGAACCGGACTACAATCTGCGCTTGCGGGATTTTCCGAATGTGTTCTTAACTCCGCACATGGGAAGTGCGACGGTGGAAACCCGATCCGCCATGGGTCACCGGGCCTTGGACAATGTCACCGCGGCGCTGGAAGGCCAACGCCCCGGGGATTTTTTGTATTAA